Proteins from a genomic interval of Gemmatimonadota bacterium:
- a CDS encoding VOC family protein produces the protein MANPVVHFEIGCKDRQETQAFYSDLFGWKMESHEHASMIVPEDDTGISGHISALGHEPHNYTLVYVQVDDLDAYIAKAEELGGSSIVPPTEVPGMGHFAWIADNEGTFVGLWKPLEA, from the coding sequence ATGGCGAACCCTGTCGTGCATTTCGAGATCGGATGCAAAGACCGCCAGGAAACGCAGGCCTTCTACAGCGACCTGTTCGGATGGAAGATGGAGTCGCACGAGCATGCCTCCATGATCGTCCCCGAGGATGACACGGGGATCAGCGGGCATATTTCGGCACTCGGCCATGAGCCGCACAACTACACGCTGGTCTACGTGCAAGTCGACGATCTCGATGCATACATTGCGAAGGCCGAGGAACTGGGCGGGTCTTCCATCGTCCCGCCGACCGAGGTGCCGGGCATGGGGCACTTTGCCTGGATTGCGGACAACGAGGGTACCTTCGTCGGTCTCTGGAAGCCCCTGGAGGCTTGA
- a CDS encoding YdeI/OmpD-associated family protein yields the protein MQRFKTVSDYLAGHGEWRPLLDRLRAVMNESGLEETVKWGAPCYTLNGKNLVGLVAFKDFVGIWFHQGALLRDERGVLVNAQEGRTKAMRQWRLRSEDEIDEGLLRAYVKEAIENQRQGREIKADRNKPLQIPDELARALSEHHDARERFDALSLGKRREYADHIAEAKREETRSRRIEKIMPMILAGHGLHDKYRK from the coding sequence TTGCAACGATTCAAGACCGTATCGGACTACCTGGCGGGCCACGGGGAATGGAGGCCCTTGCTGGACCGTCTGCGCGCCGTAATGAACGAGTCCGGCCTGGAAGAGACGGTCAAGTGGGGCGCGCCGTGCTACACCTTGAATGGCAAGAACCTGGTGGGTCTGGTCGCGTTCAAGGATTTCGTCGGCATCTGGTTCCACCAGGGCGCGCTGCTTCGCGACGAACGCGGCGTGCTGGTCAACGCGCAGGAAGGCAGGACGAAGGCCATGCGGCAGTGGCGGCTCCGGAGCGAAGACGAGATCGACGAAGGCCTTCTTCGCGCATACGTAAAAGAAGCGATCGAAAACCAGAGACAGGGAAGAGAGATCAAGGCGGACCGAAACAAGCCCCTTCAGATACCCGATGAACTGGCCAGGGCACTGTCGGAACATCACGACGCTCGCGAGCGGTTCGACGCGCTCTCCCTCGGAAAGCGACGCGAGTACGCCGATCACATCGCCGAGGCGAAACGGGAGGAAACCAGGAGCCGGCGCATCGAGAAGATCATGCCCATGATTCTGGCGGGACACGGGCTTCACGACAAGTACAGAAAGTAG